A single Candidatus Sulfotelmatobacter sp. DNA region contains:
- a CDS encoding VWA domain-containing protein has protein sequence MNKRGVIALLTLILLPCVYGQTNPVQSPQVPTVVSNADEVTIDLVVRRKSKPVMDLKPTDIAVSDSGAPVKLSDLRLVAATSAADHRITLVFDRLEPSAAKNARSIAAKILKMVPANQFSFAVMNVEGRLRLFQDFTSDTAAVGRAIEGATEVREGTSDDAAALPEKNLVAAAQTGKDPAGKALNPKDRETARVMLATLEESQHIVQDQHCRPWLAGLLAVSRIQRQIPGRKVAIFFEQAPQLDSNAKDMLLSIAGAANRASVSIYAVDATGIDDQAGQGLLATQAIGGMMASGHGPVAPAGLTAQNAASTPMPPAGSITAGADSLNRLENEGLAGYKSPLGELAVSTGGAYITATDRLKKPMQQMVEDMTTYYEASYVPAIEDYDGTFHPVAVKPIRKGLKIHAKAGYLALPPEPTTGIRPFEAPLLKLLTESQLPIDLKFHASILHLGDLPSGNENALVVEVPIAELETRDDPNSNLYSLHASIVAQVKNKAGEVIEHFSEDVPRHGSLDSKGTALSESITMQRHFIADPGQYVLEAAILDRNNEKAGAQRMAFEIPAETAAPSLSDVAIVQRVEPLPAEMNSVEPLRYGSGKVVPSISGRVPHGAKELSFFFVVHPDPDSTEPPTLEMEVLKSNESIAQVPLRLMKAVGPGSIPYLASIQSASLSSGDYQVIEKLTQGGKTTERSVAFRIEGPELADATTPNSTSKSQTDDADIATAGPLPTDIDGHSSRHLVITTLPAGAVPPPSADELQAIIEGARKRALDYSKSLPNFICVEVTNRSVDQSGNGNWKHRDSIAELLTYHDNQETRSTLEVNGKRSSIKRADMNSSWPTSVGEFGALLNLVFAPSSKAQFEWKEAGTLGDGSGVLQVLSYRVSHENATLDLAESNNTIGVGFHGLVYIDAPTSGIRRITVEADGLPRTFSMHAAAMTVDYDYVAISARDYLLPVHSTVSLRRHQKQIELNEIAFRNYRRFASRTKIKMIQ, from the coding sequence ATGAATAAGCGTGGCGTCATTGCTCTGCTGACCCTCATTCTTCTCCCCTGCGTTTACGGTCAGACGAATCCAGTTCAAAGTCCGCAGGTTCCGACGGTCGTCTCCAACGCCGACGAGGTCACCATCGATCTCGTGGTTCGCAGGAAGAGCAAGCCGGTCATGGATCTCAAGCCCACCGACATCGCCGTCAGCGATAGCGGTGCTCCCGTTAAGCTTTCGGATCTTCGCCTCGTTGCGGCCACATCGGCCGCCGATCATCGCATCACGCTGGTCTTCGATCGTCTGGAACCTTCCGCCGCGAAGAACGCGCGCAGCATCGCGGCCAAGATTCTGAAGATGGTTCCCGCTAATCAGTTTTCATTCGCTGTGATGAACGTGGAGGGCCGTCTCCGACTGTTTCAGGACTTCACTTCCGATACTGCCGCTGTGGGCAGGGCCATTGAAGGCGCAACCGAAGTCCGCGAAGGAACCTCAGATGATGCCGCCGCGTTGCCGGAGAAAAATCTCGTAGCCGCGGCACAAACGGGAAAAGATCCCGCAGGAAAAGCCCTCAATCCGAAAGACCGCGAGACCGCCCGCGTGATGCTGGCCACACTCGAAGAATCGCAACATATTGTGCAAGATCAGCACTGCCGGCCTTGGCTCGCCGGATTACTCGCCGTCTCGCGCATCCAGCGCCAGATTCCGGGTCGAAAAGTTGCGATTTTTTTCGAGCAGGCGCCGCAACTGGATTCGAATGCAAAAGATATGCTGCTCTCCATTGCAGGCGCGGCCAATCGCGCCAGCGTGAGCATTTATGCCGTGGACGCAACCGGCATTGACGATCAGGCAGGTCAGGGGCTACTCGCAACCCAAGCCATCGGAGGAATGATGGCGTCAGGCCACGGCCCAGTCGCACCCGCGGGGCTAACGGCGCAAAACGCCGCATCGACACCGATGCCGCCCGCCGGATCGATTACAGCAGGCGCCGATTCGCTGAACCGGCTTGAAAACGAAGGCCTCGCGGGTTACAAGAGCCCGCTCGGCGAACTCGCGGTTAGCACCGGCGGCGCGTACATCACCGCTACCGATCGTCTCAAGAAGCCGATGCAACAAATGGTCGAAGACATGACCACATACTACGAGGCCTCGTATGTTCCGGCGATTGAAGACTATGACGGAACGTTTCATCCCGTTGCGGTAAAGCCCATCCGCAAAGGACTAAAGATACACGCTAAGGCGGGATATCTTGCACTGCCGCCAGAGCCCACTACCGGAATCAGGCCTTTTGAAGCGCCGCTTCTGAAGCTACTGACCGAGTCTCAACTCCCCATTGATTTGAAATTCCACGCGTCCATTCTGCATTTAGGCGACCTGCCCTCCGGCAACGAGAATGCTCTGGTGGTGGAAGTTCCCATCGCTGAACTGGAAACACGCGACGATCCGAACTCCAATCTCTATTCGCTGCATGCTTCGATCGTGGCGCAGGTCAAGAACAAAGCCGGCGAAGTAATCGAACATTTCAGCGAGGATGTCCCTCGCCACGGCTCCCTCGATTCCAAAGGAACTGCGCTCTCGGAATCCATCACCATGCAGCGTCATTTCATCGCCGACCCGGGACAGTACGTACTGGAAGCCGCAATTCTTGATCGCAACAACGAAAAGGCCGGCGCGCAACGCATGGCATTCGAAATTCCGGCCGAAACTGCCGCACCGTCTCTCAGCGATGTGGCAATCGTGCAACGAGTAGAACCCCTGCCCGCGGAAATGAATTCGGTCGAACCCCTTCGCTACGGAAGCGGGAAGGTCGTGCCCAGCATCTCCGGCCGCGTGCCCCATGGGGCTAAAGAACTGTCCTTCTTCTTTGTAGTTCATCCCGATCCTGATTCCACCGAACCACCGACCTTAGAAATGGAAGTTCTAAAGAGCAACGAGTCCATCGCACAAGTCCCGCTGCGCCTAATGAAAGCGGTGGGACCAGGCTCTATCCCTTATCTGGCGTCGATCCAGTCCGCGTCGCTGTCGAGCGGTGACTACCAGGTCATCGAGAAGCTTACGCAGGGAGGAAAAACGACTGAGCGAAGCGTAGCCTTCCGGATCGAGGGACCGGAGTTGGCGGACGCCACTACTCCGAATAGCACCAGCAAATCGCAAACCGACGACGCCGATATTGCGACTGCTGGCCCACTGCCCACTGACATCGACGGGCACAGCAGCCGTCATCTCGTCATCACTACCCTGCCAGCCGGCGCCGTTCCTCCGCCCTCGGCCGATGAGCTGCAAGCCATTATCGAAGGCGCCAGAAAACGGGCGCTCGATTACAGCAAGTCTTTGCCAAATTTCATTTGCGTCGAAGTCACGAACCGATCGGTGGACCAGTCTGGCAATGGCAACTGGAAACACCGCGACTCGATCGCTGAACTATTGACCTATCATGACAATCAAGAGACGCGCAGTACGCTCGAAGTCAACGGCAAACGCAGCAGCATCAAACGTGCCGACATGAATTCCTCGTGGCCAACTTCTGTGGGAGAATTTGGCGCATTGCTCAACCTGGTTTTTGCGCCTTCTTCGAAAGCCCAGTTCGAATGGAAAGAGGCTGGAACCCTGGGCGATGGATCGGGAGTTTTGCAGGTTCTGAGTTATCGCGTGTCTCACGAAAATGCCACGCTCGATCTCGCGGAGAGCAACAACACGATCGGCGTCGGCTTTCACGGCTTGGTTTATATCGACGCCCCTACTAGCGGAATCCGGCGGATCACGGTCGAGGCTGATGGCCTGCCGCGTACTTTTTCGATGCACGCGGCTGCTATGACGGTGGATTATGACTACGTCGCAATCTCCGCGCGCGATTACCTGCTGCCGGTGCATTCCACGGTGAGCTTGCGAAGACACCAGAAGCAGATTGAGCTCAATGAGATCGCTTTCCGGAACTATCGACGCTTCGCGTCACGCACCAAGATCAAGATGATTCAGTAA
- a CDS encoding multiheme c-type cytochrome — protein sequence MCHQKEAQAYAETAHHLTSRLPSKNSIAGKFTPGSNVLKTSNPYLSYSMTATRDGYFESAVEELSPSKTISHTERIDVVIGSGRKGQTFLFWKGDKLFELPVSYWTELDNWINSPGYPDGSPHFDKPVVPRCLECHGTSFQWVPPPANRYIKTSLVLGITCEKCHGPGREHVARHSSKNRPSRGETGPGQSGPGPSKSILNPASFPRDRQIDTCSLCHAGAAEAIAPPLSFVPGEPIDEYLYIPVSDKDVPVDVHGNQIQLLKKSRCFQSSQMTCTTCHNVHERQRDAPSFSVHCLSCHKVEACGRYPKLGAAIANNCVDCHMPLQESELLVSDTNGRKLKPRVRNHRIAIYPGEGAQ from the coding sequence TTGTGTCATCAGAAAGAAGCCCAGGCCTACGCCGAGACGGCGCACCACCTTACTTCGCGCCTGCCCAGCAAGAATTCGATTGCCGGCAAGTTCACTCCCGGCTCCAACGTTCTGAAAACTTCCAATCCGTATTTGTCGTACTCGATGACCGCTACTAGAGATGGATATTTTGAAAGCGCGGTGGAAGAACTCTCGCCCTCTAAAACGATTTCTCATACAGAGCGGATTGATGTTGTGATCGGTTCCGGGCGCAAGGGTCAGACTTTTCTGTTCTGGAAAGGCGACAAACTCTTTGAACTGCCCGTGAGTTACTGGACGGAGTTGGATAATTGGATCAACAGCCCGGGATATCCCGACGGCTCGCCGCATTTCGATAAGCCGGTCGTCCCGCGATGTCTGGAATGTCATGGGACTTCGTTCCAATGGGTGCCCCCGCCGGCCAATCGATATATCAAGACAAGTCTGGTGCTGGGTATTACGTGCGAGAAGTGTCACGGACCGGGGCGCGAGCATGTAGCGCGCCACAGTTCCAAGAATCGTCCGAGTCGGGGAGAAACCGGTCCGGGACAATCCGGTCCAGGGCCATCGAAGTCGATTCTAAACCCAGCTTCGTTCCCACGCGACCGGCAAATCGACACCTGTTCATTGTGCCACGCAGGCGCAGCTGAGGCGATCGCGCCTCCGCTGTCGTTTGTGCCCGGAGAACCGATCGACGAGTATCTGTATATACCGGTCTCTGACAAAGATGTTCCCGTCGACGTGCATGGCAATCAGATACAACTCCTTAAGAAGAGCCGCTGTTTCCAATCGAGTCAGATGACCTGCACGACCTGTCACAACGTCCATGAGCGCCAACGTGATGCGCCGTCATTTTCAGTGCATTGTCTAAGTTGCCACAAGGTCGAGGCTTGTGGCCGCTATCCCAAGCTGGGCGCGGCTATTGCCAATAACTGCGTGGATTGTCACATGCCCTTGCAGGAGTCGGAACTGCTAGTCTCCGACACGAATGGGAGAAAGTTGAAGCCGCGGGTGCGCAACCATCGGATTGCGATTTATCCGGGCGAGGGCGCGCAGTGA
- a CDS encoding tetratricopeptide repeat protein, producing the protein MSMHLKLLRVGLALVICVSATLFAGAVCTGPPALEAKIKAQPDADTYVELGGWFGDHHQYGCAVDAYRAALKLEPGSAKLSYLLGLGLYFASQPEEAVSPLQQSIQLMPEEIKPHIILARVLSQLHRGEEAKAEWEAALKIDATSADALDGLSKSLIAEGDYRSVIGLLHSAPPAEDLTLDLARAYDMAGMLDEAAKMLDAAVHAHPSSLRLSEALVMILARQAHFEQAAELAAKRVRLHPGDLAAQELYLHVLVLNDDTKTATPLARKLLTLAPHDFGVLYLNGVLERESGQYPAARKHLEEAIALDPNHYNSRYNLGVVLAELGDPTGAREQLEKALALGASEPQIRFKLASVLRTLGETQLAQEQLKLYQEEEKAKADRTLAASKAAQAAKEFEGKNFAKAAQLYREALNAYPKDASLAYKLAMALDGAGNNEEERTVLEQAVQLDPDFALAQNQLGYLASKGGDTASAEEHFRQAVRSSPDYTQAWISLAATLGMESRFPEAQQAVASALRLEPNNSEAQQLRKDLAAAQAQR; encoded by the coding sequence ATGTCAATGCATCTCAAGCTGCTTAGGGTGGGTCTGGCGCTGGTGATTTGCGTGAGCGCGACGCTTTTTGCCGGCGCAGTCTGCACCGGTCCTCCGGCGCTCGAAGCAAAAATAAAAGCTCAGCCCGACGCCGACACTTACGTGGAACTCGGTGGCTGGTTTGGCGATCACCATCAGTACGGCTGTGCCGTGGATGCCTATCGGGCTGCGCTCAAGTTGGAACCCGGCTCGGCGAAGCTTTCTTATCTTCTGGGCTTGGGGCTCTACTTCGCCAGCCAGCCAGAAGAAGCGGTCAGCCCGCTGCAACAATCCATTCAACTGATGCCCGAGGAAATAAAGCCGCACATCATTCTGGCCCGAGTCCTCAGCCAATTGCATCGCGGCGAAGAAGCGAAAGCGGAGTGGGAGGCGGCGCTGAAGATCGATGCCACTTCGGCGGATGCGCTCGATGGTCTCAGCAAGTCATTGATCGCAGAAGGCGATTATCGCTCCGTTATCGGCCTCTTGCATTCCGCTCCGCCCGCCGAGGACCTGACCCTGGATCTCGCTCGAGCCTACGATATGGCCGGAATGCTCGACGAAGCGGCCAAGATGCTCGACGCTGCGGTGCATGCACATCCTTCGTCTTTGCGTCTGAGCGAAGCGCTGGTGATGATCCTCGCCCGCCAGGCTCATTTCGAGCAGGCCGCGGAGCTGGCTGCGAAAAGAGTTCGGTTGCATCCTGGCGATCTCGCGGCGCAAGAACTCTATCTTCACGTTCTGGTCCTGAATGATGATACGAAGACGGCAACGCCGCTCGCGCGCAAATTGCTCACCCTCGCCCCGCACGATTTCGGAGTGCTCTATCTGAACGGCGTTCTGGAACGCGAGTCCGGCCAATATCCTGCCGCGCGCAAACATCTGGAAGAGGCCATCGCTCTCGATCCCAACCATTACAATTCCCGCTATAACCTGGGCGTCGTGCTGGCTGAACTCGGCGATCCTACGGGAGCTCGCGAGCAACTGGAGAAAGCTCTGGCGCTCGGAGCCAGCGAGCCCCAAATACGCTTCAAGCTGGCGTCCGTTCTCCGCACCCTCGGCGAAACTCAACTGGCGCAGGAGCAACTCAAGCTCTATCAGGAAGAAGAAAAAGCCAAAGCCGATCGTACCCTCGCAGCGAGCAAAGCTGCACAAGCGGCCAAAGAATTCGAGGGCAAGAATTTCGCAAAAGCCGCTCAGCTCTATCGCGAGGCTCTCAACGCCTATCCCAAAGACGCGTCGCTGGCCTATAAACTGGCGATGGCTCTTGACGGCGCTGGAAATAACGAAGAGGAGCGCACGGTCCTAGAACAGGCGGTTCAACTCGACCCCGACTTCGCTTTGGCGCAAAATCAACTGGGCTATCTTGCTTCGAAAGGCGGCGATACTGCATCTGCCGAAGAGCACTTCCGTCAGGCGGTGCGCTCCTCTCCCGATTACACTCAGGCGTGGATCAGCCTGGCTGCAACTCTCGGCATGGAGTCTCGCTTCCCCGAGGCCCAGCAAGCCGTCGCCAGCGCTCTGCGACTTGAGCCCAATAACTCCGAGGCACAACAACTCCGCAAGGATCTTGCGGCTGCGCAGGCGCAGCGTTGA
- a CDS encoding CRTAC1 family protein codes for MSTPKSGPWTRRRLLSTIPAILTPALIPARLRALLARERLTTDKLAADKPSPTKQSPFSRFVDVAENAGLTKTVFYGDSTKNTYIVEVNGTGCAFFDYDNDGWMDVFILGGRRLEGVPAGSSNRLYRNNRDGTFTDVTEKAGLLEPAGWACGVCVGDYNNDGFEDLFLTYYGQNRLYRNNGDGTFTDVTAKAGLLYPQTRFGSGCCFVDYNRDGLLDLFVSNYLDVDLATLPKPSLQVPNCNYEGVPTNCGPAGLAAPVHFLYRNNGDGTFTDVSKESGVGAIKGSFGFTVVAFDADEDGWQDIFVACDSTPSLMLMNNRDGTFREEALLRGVALGSGGELLGGMGVGIGDYDLDGHLDLVKTHFQGQSTGLYHNNGKGEFDDVTAKAGFSPERRFISWGTGLVDFDNDGFPDVLVVTGTVYPELEKFYPKYPALTPRLMFRNQGNGTFVELGDEAGPGISARHMSRGCAFGDFDNDGDMDVLIMNRNQPPSLLRNDAPSGNHWIKVRLEGTKSNRSAIGARVLVRYGGKVQAQCLTSQSSFLSSNDPRLHFGLGADTKASIEVHWPMGTTETFADLPSDQLITIREGQGIVKGRPFR; via the coding sequence ATGAGTACCCCGAAGTCGGGCCCCTGGACGCGGCGCCGCCTGCTGTCCACAATTCCGGCGATTCTCACGCCCGCGCTGATTCCGGCAAGGCTTCGAGCCTTGCTCGCGAGGGAGAGGCTCACGACGGACAAGCTCGCAGCAGATAAGCCCTCTCCCACCAAGCAATCTCCGTTTTCCCGCTTTGTCGATGTTGCCGAAAACGCAGGCCTCACCAAAACCGTCTTCTACGGCGATTCCACCAAGAATACATACATTGTCGAAGTCAACGGGACCGGTTGCGCATTCTTTGACTATGACAACGACGGTTGGATGGACGTTTTCATCCTCGGCGGCCGCCGTCTGGAGGGCGTTCCCGCCGGCTCCAGCAATCGCCTCTACCGCAACAATCGCGACGGAACTTTCACCGACGTCACCGAGAAAGCCGGTTTGCTCGAGCCCGCCGGATGGGCCTGCGGCGTTTGCGTGGGCGACTATAACAACGACGGCTTCGAGGATCTCTTTCTTACCTACTACGGCCAGAATCGCCTGTATCGCAACAATGGCGATGGAACCTTCACCGACGTTACCGCGAAGGCTGGCCTACTGTATCCGCAGACTCGCTTCGGTTCCGGCTGCTGCTTCGTCGATTACAATCGCGACGGCCTGCTCGATCTCTTCGTTTCCAACTATCTCGATGTCGATCTCGCAACCCTGCCCAAACCTTCCTTACAAGTTCCCAACTGTAACTACGAAGGCGTACCTACGAATTGCGGCCCGGCCGGCCTCGCCGCACCGGTTCATTTTCTCTATCGCAACAATGGAGATGGAACTTTCACCGATGTTTCCAAAGAGTCTGGCGTGGGCGCAATCAAGGGCTCGTTCGGCTTCACTGTCGTTGCTTTCGACGCCGACGAAGACGGCTGGCAGGACATCTTCGTTGCCTGCGATTCCACGCCAAGCCTGATGCTGATGAACAATCGCGACGGCACGTTTCGCGAAGAGGCCCTGCTGCGCGGAGTTGCCCTCGGTTCCGGCGGCGAACTGCTTGGAGGAATGGGTGTCGGCATCGGCGATTACGATCTCGACGGTCATCTCGATCTGGTGAAAACTCACTTCCAGGGCCAGTCCACCGGCCTTTATCACAACAACGGCAAGGGCGAATTTGATGATGTCACGGCCAAAGCCGGCTTTAGTCCCGAACGCCGCTTCATCAGCTGGGGCACAGGCCTGGTCGATTTTGATAACGACGGTTTCCCCGACGTGCTGGTTGTCACTGGCACGGTATATCCGGAGCTGGAAAAGTTCTATCCGAAATATCCCGCGCTCACTCCGCGCCTTATGTTCCGCAATCAGGGCAATGGAACATTCGTAGAGTTGGGCGATGAGGCCGGACCCGGCATCTCCGCCCGCCACATGAGCCGGGGCTGCGCCTTCGGCGACTTCGATAACGACGGCGACATGGATGTGCTCATCATGAATCGCAACCAGCCGCCGTCGCTCCTGCGCAACGATGCGCCTTCCGGCAATCACTGGATCAAAGTGCGTCTGGAGGGAACGAAGAGCAATCGCAGCGCGATTGGCGCGCGTGTGCTGGTGCGCTACGGCGGAAAAGTGCAGGCTCAGTGTCTGACCAGCCAGTCCAGCTTTCTATCGTCGAACGACCCGCGGCTGCACTTCGGGCTGGGGGCCGACACCAAAGCCAGTATAGAAGTGCACTGGCCGATGGGCACAACCGAGACCTTCGCCGACCTGCCTTCGGATCAACTGATCACCATCCGCGAAGGCCAAGGGATCGTCAAGGGTCGGCCATTCCGCTAG
- a CDS encoding response regulator transcription factor, protein MATIPVSVEENFGAGEDDGKGQFVRVIVADTQAIFRAGLRKVFALEDDIRVVGQAETLAQTQSAAVKFSADVLIFESALTPDPVEAVAELMRQSPKLRVVVVTPGADEELTLDLFRKGVHGIVSREVEPELLVECLRKVVAGETWLDSQGVRWVMEAFRNQTNRPAGSRPKVQLTPKETLIVSCVTQGMKNKEIALRVGTTEQVVKNYLRKVYDKLGVADRLELALYCLNHHVVDNTKVPPLPTAPTNGHAANAAVAGASSTGVASAPVANSGAASHVSAEYPGKQS, encoded by the coding sequence ATGGCTACTATTCCGGTGAGCGTGGAAGAAAATTTCGGAGCAGGCGAGGACGACGGCAAAGGTCAGTTCGTCCGCGTGATCGTGGCCGATACGCAGGCCATCTTCCGCGCCGGCTTGCGCAAAGTCTTCGCGCTCGAGGATGACATTCGCGTGGTGGGCCAGGCCGAGACGCTGGCGCAAACGCAATCCGCCGCTGTGAAGTTTAGCGCGGACGTGCTGATCTTCGAATCCGCCTTGACACCGGATCCGGTAGAAGCAGTCGCCGAGTTGATGCGCCAGAGCCCAAAGCTTCGCGTTGTGGTTGTAACTCCGGGCGCAGATGAAGAATTAACCCTCGATCTGTTCCGCAAGGGTGTGCACGGCATCGTGTCGCGCGAAGTGGAACCGGAATTATTGGTAGAGTGCCTGCGGAAAGTAGTGGCAGGAGAGACCTGGCTCGATTCTCAAGGCGTACGCTGGGTGATGGAAGCCTTTCGCAATCAGACGAACCGGCCCGCTGGTTCTCGTCCGAAGGTGCAGTTGACGCCCAAAGAAACGCTGATTGTTTCGTGCGTCACTCAGGGCATGAAGAATAAAGAGATTGCACTGCGCGTGGGCACCACCGAGCAGGTGGTGAAGAACTACCTGCGCAAGGTATACGACAAGCTGGGAGTAGCCGATCGTCTGGAACTAGCGCTCTACTGCCTCAATCATCATGTGGTCGACAATACGAAAGTACCTCCGTTGCCGACCGCTCCGACAAATGGCCATGCTGCGAATGCCGCCGTAGCCGGAGCGTCGTCCACCGGCGTGGCCTCAGCGCCAGTTGCCAATTCTGGTGCCGCGTCCCACGTGAGCGCGGAGTATCCGGGAAAGCAATCCTAG
- a CDS encoding PilZ domain-containing protein: protein MAAEGTAPMTGTQARTGHYEDMQSAPRFPLHLAASVTSQGTALAAETENISANGVLFAMDRDVPVGSMVDFTILLPADVVGARRDVQIDCRGRVVRSFEDNGRRGVGVVIDEYHFERA, encoded by the coding sequence GTGGCCGCAGAAGGCACAGCACCGATGACCGGGACGCAGGCGAGAACGGGACACTACGAAGACATGCAGAGCGCGCCGAGGTTTCCACTGCATCTCGCCGCATCGGTTACGAGTCAGGGAACGGCGCTTGCGGCAGAGACGGAGAACATTTCCGCCAACGGTGTGCTGTTCGCCATGGACAGGGATGTTCCTGTGGGATCGATGGTGGACTTCACGATTTTACTGCCGGCTGACGTGGTGGGCGCGCGTCGCGATGTGCAGATTGATTGCCGCGGCCGGGTCGTGCGCAGCTTCGAAGATAACGGCCGCCGCGGCGTGGGCGTAGTGATTGACGAATACCATTTTGAGCGAGCGTAG